In the Acidobacteriota bacterium genome, CTTCGCCCTGATCGGCGCCGCGACGCTGATGCTGTTTTCGCTGACCGGCATCGGTCCGGCGCCCGGTGTCGCCCTTGGTGTCTCTGGGCTCAAGCTGGGCATCGCCGTCGTCATCTCGGCCTTCCTCGGCGCGCTGATGATGCTGGGCATCGGCTATTACGCACCATGCCTGATCATGATCAGCCTGCTCGGCATGAACCCGACCGCGGCCTTCCCGATCATGATGGGCGCGTGCGCGTTCCTCATGCCGGTCGGCAGCCTGCAGTTCATCCGCAAGCAAAGTTACGACCTGCGCGCCGCGATCGGGCTGATGATCGGCGGCCCACTGGCGGTACTGATCGCCGCCTTCATCGTCAAGTCGCTGCCACTCGATTACGTCCGCTGGGGCGTCGTGGTGGTGGTGATCTACACGGCCATCGGCATGCTGACCACCGCTTCGAAAGAGCGCGCCCTGCAGAAGGCCGCGTAACGAGGGACACCGCCATGACACGAATTGCCGCCGTCTTGTTGCTGCTCGGGCTGACGGCACCGCTCGCCGCGCAGTCGCACGACCGCATCTTCTTTCTCGACCTGCGAGGCAAGATCGTGTCGTCGGCGACGGACGG is a window encoding:
- a CDS encoding sulfite exporter TauE/SafE family protein, which encodes MEPKTILLAGMILIGVMYLVFWYTTLQRQRAAGAGPAPLAPEPRTLGISFIANFFDTLGIGSYATTTSMFRFWNVVRDEKIPGTLNVGYVLPTTVQAVIYITIVEVEFVTMVAIIAAAAAGAWLGAGVVASLPRRQVQIGMGFALIGAATLMLFSLTGIGPAPGVALGVSGLKLGIAVVISAFLGALMMLGIGYYAPCLIMISLLGMNPTAAFPIMMGACAFLMPVGSLQFIRKQSYDLRAAIGLMIGGPLAVLIAAFIVKSLPLDYVRWGVVVVVIYTAIGMLTTASKERALQKAA